In Accipiter gentilis chromosome 22, bAccGen1.1, whole genome shotgun sequence, the following are encoded in one genomic region:
- the EAPP gene encoding E2F-associated phosphoprotein has product MSRLREEDDPYVVEEPSDEERALSSSEDEVDVLLHGTPDQKRKLIRECLTGESESSSDDEFQKEMEAELNTTMRTMEGKWKSPETGTSSSTGQTGPATTSKYYDDIYFDSDSEDEDKIVTQDVRKNRKHQQRRILSNDELLYDPEEDSRDQEWVDSQRRGYRNQRRVPQQQHQTKPSAVPNSDAVLNCPACMTTLCLDCQRHESYKTQYRAMFVMNCIVNKEEILKYRKKLKKRSKKMKHSKETTSVQSNQEEEEVYHPVLCTECSTEVAVMDKDEVFHFFNVLASHC; this is encoded by the exons ATGAGCCGCCTGCGGGAGGAGGACGACCCGTACGTGGTGGAGGAGCCCAGCGACGAGGAGCGAGCGCTCAGCAG CTCAGAAGATGAGGTGGATGTGCTCTTACATGGCACTCCAGACCAGAAGCGGAAGCTGATACGGGAGTGCCTGACTGGGGAGAGCGAGTCTTCCAGCGACGATGAGTTCCAAAAGGAGATGGAAGCGGAACTGAACACGACCATGAGGACTATGGAAGGCAAATGGAAATCACCAGAAACAG GTACTTCCTCAAGTACTGGGCAGACTGGACCTGCCACCACTTCAAAATACTATGACGACATTTACTTTGATTCTGATTCAGAGGATGAAGATAAAATAG TTACACAGGATGTCcggaaaaacagaaaacatcagcaACGTCGGATTCTTTCCAATGACGAACTGCTATATGACCCAGAAGAAGACAGTAGAGACCAAGAGTGGGTAGACTCACAGAGGAGGGG GTACCGTAATCAGCGAAGagtgccacagcagcagcaccagacaAAACCTTCTGCTGTTCCAAACAGTGATGCTGTTTTGAATTGCCCTGCTTGCATGACAACATTATGTCTGGACTGCCAGAG GCACGAATCTTACAAAACACAATATAGAGCAATGTTTGTGATGAACTGCATTGTTAACAAAGAGgaaattctgaaatacagaaagaagctgaagaaaagaagtaagaaaatgAAGCACAGCAAAGAAACTACATCTGTACAATCAAATCAAGAAGAGGAGGAAGTGTATCATCCAGTATTATGTACTGAATGCTCAACTGAAGTGGCAGTAATGGATAAAGATGAAGTTTTTCACTTCTTCAATGTTCTAGCCAGCCACTGCTAG
- the SPTSSA gene encoding serine palmitoyltransferase small subunit A — protein sequence MALGSAWKRMSWLYYQYLLVTALYMLEPWERTVFNSMLVSILGMALYTGYVFMPQHIMAILHYFEIVQ from the exons ATGGCGCTGGGCTCGGCCTGGAAGCGGATGTCGTGGCTGTACTACCAGTACCTGCTGGTCACCGCGCTCTACATGCTGGAGCCCTGGGAGCGCACcgtcttca ATTCCATGCTAGTTTCCATTCTTGGAATGGCACTGTACACAGGCTATGTGTTCATGCCTCAGCACATCATGGCAATATTGCACTACTTTGAAATTGTGCAGTGA